CATAAATCTCAAAGCACacataatagtaaaataatgGGGATGTACGGGTTTTGAGTGTTTCTGACTTTccatatatgtttgtttgtttgtttttttaagatttatttatttattatgtatacagaggagcgtgccagatctcattacagatggttgtgagccgccatgtgggtgctgggaattgaactcaggacctctggaagagcagtcggtgctcttaacctctgagccatctctccagcccatatgtttgtttgttttgtttttttttttcttttgttttgtttttttggagacaagagtcTCTGCATAGCCCAGACTAGTTCCTACCGCTCCACCTCGCCTCCTGAACACTGCCACTGGTCAGCTTTTGTTTTGAATGCAAGTTACTTCACTATCAGTTTGCAGAATGCGGTTGTTAATAATGACCGAGTTCAGCAACCAGCTAGACAACATCTGAAATCGGCAATCTTCAGCTCGTAACAAGCTGGTACAAGCAGACACCAGCACACATAGCCAGGGGAATCTGGAAAGCCCTGGGTGCCGATTCGCTTCCCCACACTTGAAAAATCTCCAGTGTATTCCGGGAATGAGGGAGTAGCAGACCCATCCATCGGGCAGACAGAAAGGTCAGGTCCCTAGGGGTCAGAGAGCAAGAATGGGAGGTATACACAGAACCCAGGATGACATCCACTTACTGGGCATTTACTGCATGCCAGGCCCTGTCCTATGCTGAGTATCTTctacaggatctcatgtagcccaggctggcctcagttaTGTCAAAGTAgcccaggataaccttgaattcctcatcctcctgccttctcctcccaagtgctaggattacaggtgtgaactgccatgccTGACTTGTATGGAATCTTCCTATGCTACCCCACCGAGCTGAGAATTtgaccccattttacagatgaaaaactaAGTTAACATGGGCTTGAATAAAGAACCAGTTTAGCCTAACCCCTGGGTTACGACCTTATGCAAGCTATCAACAGCACCTCTGTCTTTggttcctcatctataaaatggacaAAATAAGAGTTCTGACCTCCAAGAGTACGGTGGAGATGAAGAGAAGGGACTTGTTGCCTGCTGGTCACAAGTCTCGGTGCACTGAGCCATGGTAGAGTGGGGGATTGCCTGGACAGCCAGTCCCGGGGCAGTTGAGACTCTGAGATAGAAGCCAGCACAGCACCCAAGCCCTCTGGCACCCACCAGGGGATCCTGGCCTCCCATTGCTTCCCCTCTTCCTGCCGCGCCTGTTAAAGGGGCTGTCTTCTCCCGCAGCAGCCTTCTGCTGCTGAAGGCCAGTCATGGGCACATCATGGCGGGAAAGCGCTTTCGAACTAATTACCATTGGCAGGAGCCAGCCCAGGGTTTTAATGTTCATGCCCCAAGGCAGGGATTCCACCCGGCCAAGGCCAGTTGGGGCAAGATCGGTATTAGGAGTCCACATGCATAGGGTGGGGTGCGGGCAGAAGACAGCTAGTCCCTTCCTCCCCCAAAGGGCTGGTGAAGAGCAGGTGGCTGACAGGGCAGTGGTCCCCATCAGATTTTCTGGGTCCAGCCGTGCTGCTAGAAGCATGGGTCCATCCACCTCTGCAGAACAAGGACTGCAGAAAGGTTGGCAGTGGCCCCAAGGTCATGACAGCCCTCTGCcaggctgcctcctcctcctcctccttttttttaaaaaaaaacagtcttgcttggtagcccaggctagccagcaACCAGGCAGCCTCCTACCTCAGTCCTCGAGTGCTGGACTACAGGTACCCTCATCTCCCTTGTTCCTTTTGGTAGGAAGCAAACAATCCTGTCTTCCGGCCCCTGCTCACATGCCTCTCACACCCCAGAACTCTTTCCTCCTAAGACTGCAGGGTCAAGCCAGCGTCCTCTCAGGGGACTTCCCTTCCCAAGAGTGGCAGATTCCTGCACTGCAGGCCCGCTGTGCCCATCTCAGTCTCCCCACACCGTCCCGTGGGCCACTGTGGCTGGTGAGAAAGTACTCATGGTCCAGGACACTGCAGGTAATTCTGGGTGAGATCCCTTACATTTTAACATCCTCAGTGTGGATTcaaccccccacacccccctaCCCCCTCCTGCCATCCCATCCATCCTCCTTTGAGGGACCCTGTCTTCAGGAAGCAGCCGAGGCTCACcctgcccctttctcctccttcggTAAAGCTCAACCATGGAGCTTGGCCATCTCCTTTAGACTCCCTCGGCACAGCTGCGtagattttttgtgtgtgtggggattAGCTCCTGTGATGCATAGTTCCTGCATCTGCCCATGAAGGAAATCATGGTGATTTCATTCTATAGATATGTTAACTGAGGTTGAGGAAGGACGCCACGGTCCTCAGTCACCCCCTACCAAGTGAGGGATCAGGAATCCTTAAAgcccttgttctctctccctaAAGTGGAATTTGCTTAGAGGAAGCCCACACgcttctcctctgaaactcagctccccccacccacccccacccccaccccaccccaccccttgcctGCTGTTCACCTTTCTTTAGACTTGTCCTTCAGAGTCCCCATCCCAGAGGGATCCTGGTTCCTAGACCCAAACACCATCTCCCTTATCCTCTCTAcgacctcccaccccagccttggATCAGGTCCTCACATTTCATTTTCCAGCAGTTTCTGCCAGGCAAGGCTGTTTGCCAGTCCCAAGGGCAGGCTGTTTAATAactgtctctcctccccccacccacatACCCTCCCTTCCCCGGCCAGGCCCGCGGCTGGCGCCTGCATCCACCCTACACTGCCGGGACTTGCCCCACAGGCCTGTAAACAGCGGCTGCACcccagggatggggtgggagcctccacctccccagccataTCCACCTCAGGACTGGTGGGGGGGGCGGTGACTCACAGCTCAGGCCCCTCCCACCCTGCTCAGCTCCCAGGCAAGGTCTTAGATATTTTTTATGACCCATGAAGTTGGGGCCTAGGAGCCTTACCAGGTCAAGAGACCCACACACCAGGACAAACACCAGAAAGGCTTTGGAATGGGATCCCCAAGAGCTCCTCTTCGTCTTATAAGAGGCTGCTAACACAGCTCCGGGGCAGAAGTTGGAGCCCTCCGCTCCCTTAGCTGTGCAGCGTTGAACGACTCACTCAGCCTAGCTGAACCTTGAGTTCTCATGGTTACATGGGGATCGATGGCATTTCAGCAGAGCTGCGGCAACAGGACAACGTGCTAGCAATTGCCTGTCTTTGGTAAAAGTTATGCAAGAAGCCTCAACTCTACTCCCGCTTAATCTCCAATCACCGGTTACCTCCTCTGTAAAAACAATGTCTGGCCTGCTCAAGGGCCATTGTCAGGGTCAGAGGTGGTTTGGGGCATAAACAGTATAACGTCTTTATAAAAAGAGACGTTGGGGCCGGGAATGCTGCTCAGTAAAAGGGCTTGCCTGGCATTcctaaagccctgggttctagcccCAGTACTCCAGATGCCACATAAAACTAGATGCGGCGGCTcctacctgtgatcccagcactgaggaagtagAGACAAGGATATCAGAGgcagttcaaggctatcctgggctacataaggataCAATGTTTGGGGCTACGTTGTTTCttgaaagattttgttttgttacccccactccccaccccccaagacagggtttctctgtgaaacagccctggctgtcctggaactcactctgtagaccagggtggcctcaaactcacaaggattcacctgcctctgcctcctaagtgctgggattaaaagtgtgcaccaccaccacccagtgatttttttgtttttttgtaagtGAAGGAAAGAAACGTGCCAGCATCctggaaaaatctctctcactctccgCTCTCTCTCAGAGCCTACGGTGTAGTTCCCCGAATACCTCTGTTACTCCATTCTCTTAAGCCAAAGATACCCATTTCAGCTAGTGAGGGGCTCCCTTTGGACCACCAAGAGCAGCTGGTAGGGAGTGTTCCCTCCTTGAGGAGGCCTGCCATGAACCAGGCTCCATTCATCCTGTGTTTGAGCCTCAGCACCACCCTAGAAGGCTGGGTGTAGACCACGGCTttgcagataaagaaactgaggccaagagAGGTCTGGAAAGTTACTCAGTGCCTTCTGGCTAGAAAGTGATGACGTCAAGATTCACGCCCAAGTGTGTGTGACTGCAATCCAGGCTGTTTCTACATCCCCTGAGCCAGCAAGCCTGAGTCAGCCCACCAGCCCTGTGTGTCTGATAGAATGCCCACTTCCACCCAGTACCCCGGGGCTCAGGCACCACAGGCGCAGAGGAAGGAACCTTGAGTCCCCAGGGCAGGCTGGGCTGCACCGTTTTGCACAGGCGAGGAATGAGCTGTTTTTAGTAAACTGAGTGCTTTCCAGGGCCCTACCCTAATTTCCATCCTGGGAAACCATGGAAAGGATTCATGACCCTCTAGAGGGGGGGACAGCTTGTGCACCCCTAATTTCCACCGCCTCTGCCAGACAGCATTCCACTCATCAGTCCTCGCCGGCTCCTGGCTTTCAtcaatgctttctttctctccccttccccaaagATATAAAGTATATCGAAGTGACCTCCACCAGATCAAGGGGCCTCGAGGGTCCCCAACGCTGCTCCAGCCCATGTGCCACTCCACCCTTCGGCTCCCCACGCAACGGCAGCCTCCTCTTCTCCAGAGACATCCCCCGAGAGACCCGAAGCAGCAGCGAGAGCCTCATCTTCTCTGGGAACCAGGGCAGGGgtccctctccccacaccccGTCTTCCCTTAGCAACTCCAGCCCCGGCGGCCGGGAAAGCAGGGCCTCAGGCTCTCCACTGGCGACTCCTCCAGGTTGGGAGAAAGGGCCGAGGGCCCCACAGCGAGGCAGCAGGGTCTCGGTGCTGTCAGCCAGTCCCACGTCAGACGTCAGCTATGTGTTTGGGAGGTAAGTTCCGTGGTCGTGGCCTCGCACGCGTAGCAGCACACGTGTGGGcacggagacacacacacacaacagaaggGCACCCTGTTCTGTGAGCAAAATGCACGGACTTCAAGAGTCAAAAGAATACATGTTGTCTGGGCTGCAGTGGCTCAGCTCACTCCTTTAGTCTCAGCATCCAGGGGAGGTGGGGCAGTAAGATCTCTCTGtgagtcggaggccagcctggtctacagagtgagttccaggacagccagggctacacagagaaaccctatctagggaaaaaccaaaaaacaaaaaaatacacgTCTTTTCTACCGTCACAGCCATTTCTATCTCACATTCTCCTCAAAGCATTTAGAACATAATTCAGTGTTCATGGCCTCCATTGACCTTTTGAGAATAGGGTACTCCGTTACTGAGACTCACCTGCTTTCTTCCCAGCCCTCACATGACCCATCTGGAGGGAAGGTTATTAAAATTCAgcggtgggagctggagaggtggctcagtggttcagagtactGCCTGCTCTGGCctaggacccgggttcagttcccagcacccacacggcagctcacaaccatctgtttcTCTCTGGTCCTGGGAGATCCAGTGTCTTCCTGTCACCTTCACaggcactgtgcacacacagacaaggcCTTcgcacacataaaacaaatcctTTTTGAAATTAATAAGTACAGCTCAGGGTGTACACAGACTTGGGGGAACGAAAGCCTCCCTCCCTGCGCCACTGACAACCCCCCTGAACCCTATTTTCCGTGGTCCCAGGTCTCCGATCTTAGGCCTCACAGTAGCATTGCACATCCTGCTTCAGGATGACTAACCCACCAGACCTCAGCCCCACACACCGACTCCAAAGGCATTGGCCAAGGCAGTCCCTGGCAAAGGAGCCAGAGATCACCACCACCACGTGTGCTGGCCTAGTGGTGTTTACCTCCTCCGGCTAGAACATTCTGCCTGCACCAGCCACAGGCATGTCCAGCCCAGGTGCTGCAGCCTCTCTGCTGGCCTTTTGAGAGTGATGAGTAGTGGAGATCCTGCTGTCTGTGACAGTTCAGTCAGACCACCCAGTCGGTGAAAGCCGAGAAAATCCAGGCTGGACTAATGGCTGGAGGTTAATCCCACTGGCTAGTTTAAATGACAAAAGATCCTTCCATCCTAGGGAGGTTCTGCACCCTGCTGCACCCTTGGAATTCAGATGGGGGTGCTCTTTGTTCTGGGTTTGGGGTAAGGGTATACGCAATGGTCTATTTGACTCAGGATGGGGCCCCCAGATGGCTAGATTCCAGAACATAGCTCTGGCCCGGAGTCACCACCCAACATCCTAATACTTGTCCACTTTTCTCTAGCAGTCAGTCCCTCCTCCACTCCAGCCTCTCCAGTTATCAGTCATCTTCAAGATCCTTGGGAAGTCCAGCCAGCTCCGcttccagcctccacagcctGGACCGAGGGTCCCAGTGCGTGAGACCCAGTGATGCCCAGGTTCCCAGCAACAACTCTATACCAAACGTGGTCCAGTCTCAAGCAGCCCACTGTCCTCCAGGAGCCAGGGAGCAGGCCAGTAGCTGCCCCCCATCTGTCACCAACTCCATGGTGGACATACCCATTGTGCTAATCAATGGGTGCCCAGAACCACAGTCTCCCCCAGCCCAGCGGACACCAGGACACCAGGGCTCTGTCCCGCCTGGGGCTGCATCTCCCAGTCACCCCTGTCAGGCCACCAAGAGCCACAACCAGACTCTACCAGACGGTCCTCTCACTGCATCTCCAGAGGGTACGTTGTAACCAACATCTTCAGCATCAGAGGGTTTAGTTAAGGGGACTAGTCAAAGACCAAGGGGACTTGGCAACAGCCAGTGGACACTTTTATTGACTACCCACTTTTATTGACTACCACAGTATTGGTCTACCAAGCATAGTGCCAGGGTGTGAGGACACACAGATGGACACACTCTAGAAAGAGTGACCCAAACCAAGACTTACCGTAGAGTAGGGTCCTCACAGAGGTATCGACGTTTCATAGGTGACAGATGGAGTGGCTTAGGCAACTTGAAGAATGGAGGGTGTGACATCTGAGCTAGTCGGCAAccaaaggaaggggaaaagggcATTCCTTGCAGAGATACCTGGGGCCTATAGTAAGAAACACAGCAAGGAAGAAGGGGTGGGGTCAGCAGTGTAGACGGAATGGCTTACCATGGAAGCTGTCTGGCAGAAGGATTATGGGGCTAGAACCAGGGCTGGGCAGTTGGGGTAAGGGAGGAAACGGAGCCAGACAACCCTCAGGCCATCCAAAGAGGCTAACTGGTGACTAACTGGCTGTCCTGAGGAGAGCCAGAGGGTGCGTCATTCCTCACTCTGACGTTCATGAATGACAAGAACATAGCGGGGTGGGGAGGCAAGCAGGGAATGGAGACGATGCATCCCAACCCAGATGGCTGAAAACCACAAAAGAGCAAACATCCTCCTTCCCGGAGCCCGTGACTATAGACATCCAGAGAAGCCGAAGCTGTAAACACAAGCTGAGCCGCGGCACCCTGGAGGCACACACCTCCCATGAGCAGAGTCCCAGGGACCGTGTCCCAGACTCTCCTCTCTCAGCCATCTGCAGGCAGAGCCTGGCTCCTCCCCGGGGGTTCCCAGGATGACTCCTGTGTCTGTGAGCTGTGCACTATAGTCCAAGGCTCACTGCCCTGAAAGCAacccaaacaggaaaaaaaaaaatcacacttcagcTATgcctttaaaataacaacaacagactTTATCACCCGGGGGCCCACGGGCCACAGATCACACGTGAAACTCAAAGAACACCTTTTTaaagtgggttctctcctttcacctttacgTGAGTTcagaggctcaaactcaggttgtcaggcctgcaTGCCAAGagcttttacccactgggccatcctgCCAACActgtttccagcttttgtgataGGGTCTAATTCTGTAGCCAAGCTGACTTTGTCCTCaatgcaatcctcctgccccagcttcctgatTGCTGGGTTTAATAGCCAAGAACCATCCCTCCTGGTTTTATGTTGTGTTAGGGGTCAAACCTggggcctcgtgcatgctaggcaagcacgtgtctacccactgagccacagctcCAGTTGAGCTTTCCTCTTTAGGCTATTTGGAGGGACCCTGGAGATGGGCTCAGAAAGGATGAGTGGAATAGGATCCCTGGGAAGAGGAGCAAGACAGGTCTCCAGCATTCTCTCTGGGGGTCTCTCAGCCACCCTCTATCCAGCCTCCAGAGCGCCTcttctctgcctgtctccaggtcctgccaaggaCATGCAGCCCACCATGAAGTTCGTGATGGACACATCAAAATACTGGTTTAAGCCGAGCATCACTCGAGAGCAAGGTAAAGCCAGCACTGTATTGGAGGGGACAAGTGACCCAGTGACTGGCCTGTACTGTGCAGCAGGCAGACGGGGCCCTGGGTCATGTGATAGAGAAAGTGGCAAACAGCAGCCTGCGGAAGGGTGGGTGACCTGCTGGCCCCATTAGGAAATAGGAAGTAAGCAAAACCTGCAGCAAGTGGACAGGAGAAAGGGCCTCCTGGGGACAGGAGGTTGTGTGACTTCTCTCGGAGGACCCTGCGGGGATGAGAAGAGAGAGTGTTGGTGTACAGTGGCTGGGCCTCTAACCAAAGACTGTTCCAGCAATCGATCTGCTGAGGAAGGAGAAGCCAGGGGCTTTCGTCATCAGAGACAGTTCCTCTTACCAAGGCTCCTTCGGCCTTGCCCTGAAGGTACAGGAGGCGCCAGCATCTGCCCCAAACCGACCAGGTACGGATCTTTTGCTTGATCACCTCAGAATCCTCACCATGGTGGACTCTGTCCCAGCTTGACAGTGACTATCAGGAGGACTCCCAGGAGGAGAGTCCCCCTCCTGGCTCCCCCAGGCACCCTCTAGCACCTAGGCACCATGAGGAGCATCTCTGAAAGGCTgagatgcccctgcctccccagattCCCTGTCCCACCCTTGAGAAAGGGTAGAGAAGGAAGCTCCTAGTCTCTCCCCAGGCTGCCGTCTCCTGGGCTCTCCTGCCTAGCCTGGATTTACCTCCAGGAACCTAATGTGACTAATGTATGTGTGAGCTTATCACACTTCCAATATCTTATCATTCATGTAATAATTTATCACGTGTTTAATAAATAGCTCATCCTGCTGGGCGGggcctttaatctcggcactcagaaggcagagacaggtggatctctgagtttgaggccagcctggtctacagagggagctctaggacagccagggctacacagaaactctgtcttaaaaaaataaaataaaaaactaatccTGTGTGACAGAGCTTATCACGTGTGTAATTGCTAATAGCATATGTGTGGTAGTATGTTTGCTGTCCTGTGATCTCACGTGCTTATCTGGTAACTCAGCACATGCCTCTCCGAGGGGTCTACCACGCACCAGACCCCTGTGTAAGGAACCAGGCATGTAGAGGAGTCACTGACATGAGGAAACCACCTCACTGGGGAGATAGATGAGGACAGTTAGGACACTGTTACAAGGGGTCACTTAAACACAACTGTGATTGAGTCTCAAGGGATGACCCCCAGGGGAGGAATTAAGACACAGACTGAGGATGGAGCACCCAACCTCGTGTTCTTAGCAAGGGTTTTGGGGGGTTGGCCCAGTGGTAGAGAGATCGCTTAATATGGGTTACAGCCACAGCATGGGGCGGGGAGTGAGGGGGATCAGCCACCCCTGGGGTCACAGCGGGGTCAGAGGGCACGCTGATGCCTGTCCTCCCTGCGCCTGCAGGGATGAGCTGAAGGGAAATAATGGCAGCCGGCATGGGCTGGGGGAATTTCTAAACCCAGGCTCCTCTGAGCGAATGCCCTGCCACTTTGGAGCCCGTGAACATATGCTTCCGCCGTGCCGCTCcacggggaggcagaggctagcatGCGAGCCTCCGAATGGACTCCCGAAGAAGTGGGTCGTATCATGTGGGCCAGGCTTCGGCTAACACCGGGCTCTGAGACCAAACTCCTCCCTCTGTCTAGGTGAGGACAGCGCTGACCTTATACGTCACTTCCTGGTCGAGTCTTCAGCCAAAGGGGTACACCTGAAAGGAGCGGATGAGGAGCCCTACTTTGGTAAGACTCGCCAGCCTCCGGGCCTCTGGGGCATGGTCTCCCGCACCATGAATGGGGGATGGAGAAACCCTGGGAAAGCCTTGCTCACTCGGGGCTTGCTGCTCCTTCGCAGGGAGCCTCTCGGCCTTCGTGTACCAGCACTCCATCATGGCCCTGGCCCTGCCCTGCAAACTCTCCATCCCACAGAAAGGTAGGTGGCTGGGTCAGACCCGTTGGCTCTCACTAAAAGCGGCCACTTCACCCTTGCTGACGAATTTGTTTTAGGGTCAGTATGACAAGTGCCTGCTCTGGGCTAGGTCCGTGTCTCTCCATCTCCCACCTGTGAGAATTTAAGGTTGCGCCCCCCCAATACACAAATAAGAACGACCATCTTTAGACATACCCAAAGTGTCAGCGCCCAGATTCAATGAGATTGTTCAGACAAGCCTGACACCACAGTGCGTGGCCCAGAATAGACCTTAGAGcaggagttctcaacctgtgggtcgtgacccgcTGGGTGCAGGGGGGCGGGGTCAAATGAGCCTTTCACAGGAGtcgcacatcagatatttacattacgattcataaacagtagcaaaattacacttgtGAAGTGGTAACGAAAATGATTTtctggctgggggtcaccacaccatgaggaagttattaaagggccgcagcgttaggaaggttgagaagcactagCTTAGAGAGTCAACAGCCTTCTTTGAAAGGATTACAGCGCCTAAATCCAGCAGTTTGGATGAGCAAGTCTGGTATTATTTCCCCCTACACACCCCACTATCACCACCCTTATAACTCTTACCCGTCGCCCCATTTCATAGGTAGGTAATGAGGGCGGGGTCTttacctgtaatcccggcacttgggaggctcaggcaAAGTGACCAGGAACTTGAGGCTctgtagtgagttccagtccagttAGCACTCTGTGATAAGACTgataagaagaagaaagagggaaaatagATGGGGTTCCAGGCTTAAGTAGCTGGTCCACAGGCCCACAGAGTCCACCCCAGGCTCAGGTCAGCAGCCTCATCCACAAGATGCAGCCCGAGCTCCCAGACCAAGGGGGTCATCTCGGTTGTGCGAGAGTGAAGtggagagggagcaggaagagccCCTAAACAAGCCATGGAGACACAGCACCCCTACTCTACAAagagcctggggtgggggcagggcccaAAAGAAGAGGTCAGGGGCTTGTGAGGGCAAGGTCGGAGCAGCAGGCCCAGGCCTGGGGGACGGGAGGGTAGAGGTGGGAAGGGATCAAAAGGCTTGCAAGCTAGGCAAAGTGGTCCTCATTTCTCTAATTGAGGCGCTCACACCTGGCTTCCCAGCCTGTCACTTCCTGGCGGTGGGGGCGGCTGTGGGAGGCGTTCAAAGGGATTCTTGAGGGCTGCTCCCCTGAGAGGGGTCCActcattcctccctctcccctggggcatttttcttttgcctctgtTCAGAACTGGGAGGCGCAGAACCAGCCTTGGACTCCCCCACACAAGGCCAGACCTCTTGCCTGAAGATATCAGCTGGTGAGTAGCACAGGGGAGGCACCAGGCTCACTGCACCCGGACACCACTTCCCAGCCctacgaacacacacacacacacacacacacacacacacacacacacacagactcacacaagtCCACACATGCTTCCCATTACTGCTTTGTTTCTGCAGCCTTAACAGCCCGCTGCACACCAGCCTTCTCGGTCTCATAAACCAAGAGATGAGAGgctgccgccgccgcgggccagtggggggaggagagaggaccgGGCACAGGGAGGGGGGTCTGGTAAGCCGACACCCTTGCACATATTGTACACATATCTGtaatagggtctctctgtgtttgaGATTCCTGCCCTGGTGGTGGTCTCCAGGTCTGGACCCTCTGTGGGGGATGAGATCTGATCTTAAGGGTTTCAAAGGTCCCCACTTCCAGAGGCCAAGCATCCGTTTGCACTCAGTGATGGCTTCTGCTttgtcctcccctcctcctgttctttctttctctccctattCTCGTCAAGGGGGTGGGATAGCCATAGGTAGAGGGAAAGAAGTTTTGGTCACCCCTGGACTCCTAGTCT
This Peromyscus leucopus breed LL Stock chromosome 8b, UCI_PerLeu_2.1, whole genome shotgun sequence DNA region includes the following protein-coding sequences:
- the Tns4 gene encoding tensin-4 isoform X1, with protein sequence MSSSLLAGGHVVSLTPHEESRMAVHPAPSPGLPALCPYYTTESWGTQPLMAPTPCKGTSGRFQQAQQAEAKAPCLLQHPGEQASGTSQDLDSCIDISLETLNQMILELDPTFQLLPSGTAGPQAEHASSITSRSKKEEPEALDIKYIEVTSTRSRGLEGPQRCSSPCATPPFGSPRNGSLLFSRDIPRETRSSSESLIFSGNQGRGPSPHTPSSLSNSSPGGRESRASGSPLATPPGWEKGPRAPQRGSRVSVLSASPTSDVSYVFGSQSLLHSSLSSYQSSSRSLGSPASSASSLHSLDRGSQCVRPSDAQVPSNNSIPNVVQSQAAHCPPGAREQASSCPPSVTNSMVDIPIVLINGCPEPQSPPAQRTPGHQGSVPPGAASPSHPCQATKSHNQTLPDGPLTASPEGPAKDMQPTMKFVMDTSKYWFKPSITREQAIDLLRKEKPGAFVIRDSSSYQGSFGLALKVQEAPASAPNRPGEDSADLIRHFLVESSAKGVHLKGADEEPYFGSLSAFVYQHSIMALALPCKLSIPQKELGGAEPALDSPTQGQTSCLKISAGCHTLYLNSVSVETLSGALAVQKAISITLEREVLPTPTLVDFKVTEQGITLTDVQRKLFFRRHYPLTTLRFCGMDPEQRKWQKYHKASRIFGFVAKSQTEPQENVCHLFAEYDAAQPAFQVISLVTALLQDTDRV
- the Tns4 gene encoding tensin-4 isoform X2, which codes for MSSSLLAGGHVVSLTPHEESRMAVHPAPSPGLPALCPYYTTESWGTQPLMAPTPCKGTSGRFQQAQQAEAKAPCLLQHPGEQASGTSQDLDSCIDISLETLNQMILELDPTFQLLPSGTAGPQAEHASSITSRSKKEEPEALDIKYIEVTSTRSRGLEGPQRCSSPCATPPFGSPRNGSLLFSRDIPRETRSSSESLIFSGNQGRGPSPHTPSSLSNSSPGGRESRASGSPLATPPGWEKGPRAPQRGSRVSVLSASPTSDVSYVFGSSQSLLHSSLSSYQSSSRSLGSPASSASSLHSLDRGSQCVRPSDAQVPSNNSIPNVVQSQAAHCPPGAREQASSCPPSVTNSMVDIPIVLINGCPEPQSPPAQRTPGHQGSVPPGAASPSHPCQATKSHNQTLPDGPLTASPEGPAKDMQPTMKFVMDTSKYWFKPSITREQAIDLLRKEKPGAFVIRDSSSYQGSFGLALKVQEAPASAPNRPGEDSADLIRHFLVESSAKGVHLKGADEEPYFGSLSAFVYQHSIMALALPCKLSIPQKELGGAEPALDSPTQGQTSCLKISAGCHTLYLNSVSVETLSGALAVQKAISITLEREVLPTPTLVDFKVTEQGITLTDVQRKLFFRRHYPLTTLRFCGMDPEQRKWQKYHKASRIFGFVAKSQTEPQENVCHLFAEYDAAQPAFQVISLVTALLQDTDRV